The genomic region TTCTTGGAGAGCTCTTCCCTCTTACTCTGTGCCGTGTTAGAACATGTAGTAACCAGCTATACTGCCAGGAACCTTTTTCTAAACTCTTCCTGCAGCTCATGGATTTAAAACGTCTATTTGTATGCAGCCACTTCATAGGCCTCATCTTGCTCTCCTTCCTAGACTAAAGGACTATGCCAAGTGTCCATGTCTGAGCGACTGCTCGTACCTTTAAAGCTTCCCATGCTTTAAGGTCTCAGTCTAGCTGTCTGACTGATCCTCATTCACTGGCCAGGACTAGCCTTCTCCCTTACATTCACATATTTTCTACAAGATTGCTACACGGGAAAAATCTACAATAGATCTGCACAGTAGCACAGACAGAGCTACAGACAGAGCtaggctgactgaatggacAGACCGAGAGTGAGAGCTAGCCTGACCGAGtggacagacacagccacagagggagagagctaggctgactgaatggacagacacagagagagagagagagagagagagagagagagagagagagagagagagctaggctgactgaatggacagacagagagagagagagagagagagagagagagagcgcgagagagagagagagagagagagagagagagagagagagagcgagagactgactgaatggacagacacagagagagagagagagagagagagagataggctgACTgagtagacagacacagacacacagagtgagagagagctaggctgactgaatggacagacacagacacacagagtgagagagagctaggctgactgaatggacagacacagagagtgagagagagagagagataggctgactgaatggacagacacagacacacagagtgagagagagctaggctgactgaatggacagacacagagagagagagagagagagagagctagccTGACTgagtagacagacacagacacagagagagagcgctaggctgactgaatggacagacacagagagagagagagagagagataggctgactgaatggacagacacacagagtgagagagagcaaggctgactgaatggacagatacagagagtgagagagagaaagagagataggctgactgaatggacagacacacacacacatagagtgagagagctaggctgactgaatggacagacacacagagagctagGCTAACtggatggacagacacagagagagagagagagagagagagagagagagagagctaggctgactgaatggacagacacacagagagctagGCTAACtggatggacagacacagagagagagagagagagagagagagagagagagagagagagagagagctaggctGATTgaatggacagacacagacacacagtgtgagagagctaggctgactgaatggacagacacagagagagagagagagagagagagagagagagctaggctgactgaatggacagacacagagagagagagagagagagagagagagagctaggctGATTgaatggacagacacagacacacagtgtgagagagcTAGACTGActgaatggacagacagagagtgagagagagagagtgagagagctaggctgactgaatggacagacacagagagtgagagagagagagagagagagagagagagagagagagagagctaggctGACTGAATGGAGACAGGCACTTTGGGGAATCACCCTGGCTGTGCTACTCTGTTCCAGGATGTGAGTGCAGCATGCAGAGTACAGCGCTGATAAAATACCTGTGAGAACAATGTTGGgaatgttgccatggttactgTAGCCTAGCTGCGTGGAGTCCTGGAGCGTTCCGTGGCTGCTGGTCAAGCCCATCATGGCCGCCTGGGTGTAGTTGAGAGTGGAGCACTGGCTGTACAGGCCACTGGAGCTGTTGGGGTTCTCGATCATGTTGAACTGCTCAAGCTTCAAGCCAATCATCAAGGGAACAAGACCCAAAATGAAATGGTTTAGATTTAGGCtattattggaaatcacaaaacaaaggaaaaaataaTGCTGTTAGAGCAACTCTCCTGCGTCTCCAGTATTAGCGTGGTCTGCTATTGCCAACCTACAgaagtgttttcatttgaaatatgGTATTTGACAATATGGCTTCTATCAAGTAAGTTAGATTTTGAGTCAACACTCATTTGCGGCACCTTGATCCCAATTGGAATCCaatgatgaatgaaatgttATTTCCATACCACATTACATATAGTGAATGTGGGCTGGCAGCGCTAAGCTAATATAAATGCCCATCAATGCCATTAACTCCTGGGTGAAATGTATTACTTAAAAGATATCTGATACTCCCTGCTCAGAAGAATATATACATAAGGAACAAAAGACACATAGCCTAGCTGCAGAACATTTCCCCGCCTGAGGTGATGGGGGGGCCCCCCTTCTGTGTCGGCTCACCTGTTGGGAGAGGGCGTTGGTCTGCCTGGAGGCAAGCTGATGCTCGTAGAAGGAGTCTCCACTCACGCAGGTGACCAGGGGAATGTGCTGCACCAGGAGGCCAACACAGAGCTGCCGTCagcatataataataacaataacaacaacaaaagcaacaacaatagcaataataatagcaaCATTTATAGCAACAATAATAgaaataataatagcaataataataaagcAATAGTAGTAATGATCATGTTAAACCAAGTCCTTCTGAATCCCCTTCAGTTGTCTTACTCTGACAATAATTATCTGACGAGGACAACAGCAATCTACATCTGTACTTCATAGCTACACTATGAACCTCCCAGTAAAGCTACATACTTGCATCTTACGTGTCCCAAACCTGCTTAGAGAGCCTTGGGAGGAGTGATGAGACGGACAGATAACTCCGGAGTGTCAGAGGACTACGGAACTACAGAATGGAACTCTATGAAGCAGAGGAACACCAAACATGAACTCTCAACTGGAAATGTAGCGCATATGACTCACACAGGCCTGATGGTCAATTTAGCAGCTTACGCGTTAAAGTAAATATGTGTACGGGGTCAGAAAACCACCAGattgcatttgttttgatttagTCAGTTCCACATTTCCAGGATATGTCCCCACTCTGAAATTCCCAACTCTGACACGAGCAGAACATGAAGCCAATACATGAATCAGAAACGATGATTTCCCTCATCGGTTTCACCCCTCCCCACTAGTAGTCATGCGGAGGCTCCTGGCACACAGAGTGTGGAGTCTAGGTCTccccggtgtgtgtgtccatgcaccAGAGGcccagtgtgattgtgtgtgtgagagtgagggggcACACAGAAAGCAGACTTCACGCGAGGGCTGGGCCTCGAGCCACACGGATGGGAGATTGCAATGGACAGCCACTGGACACAGAAGCCAAATCAGAGGACAGAGGCAGAACAGAGGggagggcggggcggggggggaccGAATGATGATGAGGCGGCTGGAGTCACTCTCTAGTCTAAGCTTTTCATGGCGGCTTGGCCTTTAGgctcctgtctgtttctctggtcGCCCTTACTTGAGGCGAGCCTCCGGGCGAGAAGCCTTGATTGGAGACGGGCGAGGTGGGAGACTGGTTGGCTGGGGACCCAGTCTGGGTGCGGTACTGCGGGAGGGATGTGAACTAGCACATGAACatgacaaacacatttccatGTTAAACTgggacagagatgtgtgtgtgagtgagtctacACTAGGCTCTGGACCGGCACACAGTGGCTGTGACTGTGGCGGGCGGGTCCAAAGATGCACTCTCTGACCCCTGGGAAGAAAAATAATCACTTCCTTCTGTTAGTCAGCCGCAGACACCCTGACATGAGGGAAAAGTCcacaaaatgtaaatgctcTTTCTGCGCTCTTACTAAAACTTAACTACTTTATTTCTGTTTTCTACATACCACACAACTTTTTACTGGTTTTAACAATAAACAGTATAACATTATTAAGTATTTTAAAATATGATTCCCTACATCTACAGTTTTAGGTAAATTACACTAAGGAATAAAAATGTCCAAAAAAAACGTTTCTGTAACAGTGCGTTTTAAAGCAGGACAACTACTACAAACCTAAAAGCTAAACATGAAGAAAACTGATAAGTGCAAACCTAGTACTGAAGAGAACTAGACTAGAACTAGACTAGAACACAAATCTAGTAATGAAGAGAACTAGAGAACTAGACTAGAACACACACCTAGTACTGAAGAGAACTAGACTAGAACACATTCTTCAATAAAACCTGCATCTGTGAGAACGTTAAAACAACACACCTCCCTTGTAGTGAGAAACTACCCTTTTAAAAGCACATACAGAAAGGACGACCTGAACGCTGTGATTAATCAGGTTGATGCAGAACTAAGAACTAAGAACAATTTAAGGAAGGGGCAAGAAAAGTATTTCCTGTATTTCACCGTGCCAATGTGAATGCTGCCTCAGTGGTGTGAAACTGAAGGTGATGACCAGTGTGAGATCAGGTGGACTTATACAAAAAGTTATCAATTCATCATACATGAAGCaagtgtaaataaaaaaaagccctAATTAATATTTTCCAAAGATTGATTAATTAAAAGCAAAAGCTTGGTGAAACTTAATTATAGacgggcgacagtggtacagaggtagagaagtcgtatagtaatcagaaggttgctagttcaattccctgtcgaagcgtccttgagcaagacactgaacccctaattgctcctgatgtgcagtgtgccatcagtgtaaatgtaaaatgtgtataccttgtaagtcgctttggataaaagcgtctgctaaatgactaaatgtaaaatgtaatataaTCAAAATatattaccgtaatttccggactataagccgctacttttttcccacgctttgaacctcgcggcttaaacaacgacgcggctaatttatggattatgatacctgtgactgtatacggtggctttgtggagctaggatgctagcatggatgcagccgcatggatgcttagcgccacgcgatttctcagtatctcaataacttaactaatgtcaaaataaccacagtctaccggcgtagacagaacacaactcaaaacagtttacaacaatacaaatccagtcttttcaagttctttagctcactggtttcaaacttagcgtctttcttctatctcactgtcttcagtctaacgttctagcttctgattgactcttgcaacggtgctctcttaaagcaacagtgcacttatcgtaactggcaaaactaataatatgcatcactattgtattacttttgatattcattttagcctgtgtaaagttaatttgtttcaatgtaccggtaggcacctgcggcttatagacatgtgcggcttatttatgttaaaaataattaaattaaaaaaattcagtgggtgaggcttatattcaggtgcgctcaatagtccggaaattacggtacatcGATTTTGTTTTTAGATAATGTCCAACATATAACATACTGACGTCCTTTTCCATTTAGCCGTGCTGAGTGATCACCAATTATATTCATGATTTCTttcagaatgtaaaaaaaaatattagagAGCAGCTCAGAGATCATTTGGGTCACTCATCAATCATTTAAGTATGCACTATGTCCCTTATGTAAGTATGCACTATATCCCTGATCATAGGGACTCTGCAAGCactagataataataataataataataataataataataattcatttaatttgtaatgcactcttcattcagaagaatctcagagtgccaacatattagaaactaactataacaatacaataaaatgtagttaacataagcataacagaCATCATCTTCAGACTACACTCTGCAGTACGAGTAAACACTATGTAGTAAGCTCTATGTAGTAAGCTCTATAAAGTAGGCACTTCGTAGTAAGCTCTATGTAGTAAGCACCATGTAGTAAGCACTATAAAGTAGGCACTTCGTAGTAAGCACTATAAAGTAGGCACTTCGTAGTAAGCACTATAAAGTAGGCACTTCGTAGTAAGCACTATAAAGTAGGCACTTCGTGGTAAACACTATTTTTCTGCACTATATAGGAAGTATGCACCTCTCTCGGTCAGGCGCTGCTCCGTGGTCACTATCCTGAGAAGTGCACTCATCCTCTAAACTAGTGCtgtgcatagacatatatacatatatatacatatacatgtatatatgtctatggtgctgTGTACCACACTAGGGTACTTCCTGTAGATGGCACAGAGCGTGGACAGGATGTCCAGGGAAGTCATTAACACCTCGGGGTATAAACGGGTGTGACCACGAATGTGGTGTGAATGCTGCGGTGTTAAATGAGTACAGTAACAATCTCTCTCATCGTCCTTTTATCAGACTTCTTGGACTGCTGGCACATGCAGGCAGTCGAGGCCAAAGATATGTTTAAAACTATCAaacccaaaaaaacaacaaatccCCAAGTTAAAACATCTCCCATTCACGGAGGACATTAATTCGTCCACTTTGAACACCCAAGCGAGGCTAGAGAATGGAGAACTGACCgagttgatgttgatggtgccggtggagatgtgtgtttgcgtgccgGGGCTGGACTGCTGCGAGGAGGGAGAGTTGCTGGCCTGGACGGTGAGGGGGGGCAGCTGCACCAGCCGGATGCCCTGGGGGAGGCTCTGCTGTTGCCCCTGCTGCTGTTGCCCCTGTTGCTGttgcccctgctgctgctgctgctgctgccgctgctgctgcttctgcagtTCATTCAGAAGGCTGAAGAGGGGGTACTGGGCAAGCTGCTGCTCCAGGGTCATGGCATCCATCGTCAgagcctgtcacacacacacacacacacacacacacacacacacacacacacacacacacacacacacacacacacacacacacacacacacacacacacacacacacacacacacacacacacacacacacattgataagTTGAGCTAGAAAACTCAGGGCAAGTAGACTATTTATGAGCGGTTGCACATTTTTCAGCAAGAATGACAGCAAGCTACCTTGTAATCTGGCACAAATGTATAATGTCACACTGACATACTTAAAGGGGTTTTAAAGGGGCACAGCGATGGACCTTTGGACGTCTGAGCTTTAGTAGTTCAGTGGGGAGTTAAACAGGGACATTGTCCAGTGTCAGTCGAGTCATCAAACCGTGTCTGATATGAGTGCTGTAGCTGTGCCACTGTTGAGGCCGAtcactgaggggggggggttactatGCTATAAGgtggtgtgtgtacctgtgtgatgGGTATTTGTGATGACAGGGTAGgcgagagctgctgctgctgctgctgctgctgctgctgctgctgctgctgctgggtgtctgtggtgctgaggctgaggctgagggggatgatggtggaCTGGCCGTGCTGCGCTGTGATGGTCATGGTGGCCTGGGTAGTGTTGATGCCTGTGGGAGAGCAGAATCAAACAGGTCACAGATCACAGGTCAGAGACTAGTCTTGGACCGACAATTGACTGACGGATGAGATGTCGGACTAGTCTTGGACTGACAAATGCCTGACGAATGCGCCTGACGGAAGGACTGACATTACTAGGGCCCTATGATTTCTGAAAAGCAGAAACCTCGGACAGAATCGCAGAACTCAATCGCAGAAAACAGCAATCACAGTAGCCTGCAACCCACAGTATGTCCTGAGTACATTTGATTGGACTATGACTCAAATTAAGAAAACtgaacctaaaaaaaaaaaaaacgagaccACAGAATCTGGCAAAAAAATTACAAATGTGTTAGTGTAATGTACTCTACTGGTGTTGTGATCTCTACTGGTGTTGTGTTAGAGTAGAGTAATGTACTCTATTGGTGTTTTGCTAGAGTAATGTACTCTACTGGTGTAAAAGCGGTGTTGTTACCGGGGCTGACGGTGCCAATGCCCAGGTGAGTGAGGTTGGTGGACAGGTTGCCCGTGCTGCTGGACGAGCTGAGCGAGGGGAAGGCCACGGTGTCGTCCGGGTCCAGAGGCGTGGGCAGCGGCGGAGGGAACTGGATGTTGGTCAGGTCAGGCAGAGACCCCCCCGTGTTGTGGGTCGCCGGGGCGAGGGACGTGTTGAGCTCCTGATCTGGTGATGGAAATATGCTGAGAACGCaaagagtaaatgtgtgtgtgtgtgtgtgtgtgtgtgtgtgtgtgagagagagggggggagagagagataaagcaaAAGTGTGAAAGAGTGACAAAACCAGAATGAAGGGTGGGTAGCATAAGGAGTTCTTGAGAGAGACTGACTCCATCGTAATGTCATATACACAGTACCTCAAGGAAATTCACTCGCTAAAAGACCCATTTCATGAGCAAGTATCTGTGAGAATAAGATAGGCACACTCACTTAATTCCTGGGACTTCACAAGATTTAGGCCGTGATGCTCCATTCTAGAacaggacagaacagaacagaacattcaGCTGATTTTATGAGCGCAGGAACAGGtaatggaggaggaagaggaggaggaggaggcggaggaagaggggaggggtagGGGCCAGCCTCCATACCTTCTTCTCATCCCAGTCTTCCTTTTGGgtgtctttttccatctctgtgtctgtgtcttctgtCCCAGGCGCAGCTAGGAGAAGAACTGAGACacaaaagagcgagagagagagagttttacaAAATGGCCACGTATTGACACTGACATTTATCAATTTGGCAGCGAAGTACGAAATCCCTCAGATACTTCATGATGCTATTTCCCCAATTAGCATGTAAGTCATAATGAGCCGCTAACACCCCGTTAGCGACACCCACTCAACACAACAGTGAAAAGCAATGATGTAACCCATTACATGAGAGGAGGGCGAGCGACTCGTCCAAACCTCGCTTAGGCTGGAGCTCCTGGGAACCTCCTGCAAACGCGTCTGGAGAGGCCGGGCTCATGGCGCTCTGGTGTAAGGCAGAGTCGGAGTTTGTCCTGAGgtacaagaggagagagagagggaaagagagggagagagagagggagagagagaggggcagggagagagagagggagagagagggagagagagagagagggagagagagagagaggcagaaggggggtagagaggagacagagagaaaaatcaaaagagagagaaaggaagtgaaagagagaaaagggtgagGACAGTGGCCTTAACACATGAGGAGAGCAGACAGCATCTGATCACTCTGTAGTCTTACCTCCTCCAGCTGGTGTCAGGCGGAGGGGAGAGGTAAACGGATCCGTAAGGACAGCTGTCAATGTGATACACCGAGTTaaggcacaaaacacacacacacacacacacacacacacacacacacacacacaaacacaggcttgtCTCTGATTAATGCCCATCGTCCCAGGCACTACATACAGACATTAGCTCAATCTGTTCCAAAGCATATTTTTCTACCAGGGACtaaaatgttgtgtgtttatgacccattacaaaaacaactaaactaaactaaactaaactaaactaaactaaactaaactaaactaaactaaactaaactaaagccTGTCTGAACACAGTTTCAATTTTCAGTCAGTGATGCAACTTCCAGCGGGTCCCAGTGTGATCTTTTTCAATTAGGTGCATAATATGTCAGTTGTTGAATTGTTTTGCTTTTGATTATTGCAAGTGTAGGGAACTTTTCATTGAGGACAAGGATATCTGGCGGCCATGTTTGTCCACAGACAGAGGACGGCGGTGTGGCGAGCTGATCCGGTTACGGTCGCGGTACACCCGATCGACCAGACCATGGTGGCGCGTGGTCCGACTGGTGTCCAGGGCGGAAGTCTGGAAAGAGTTCTGCCAGGAATGAGCATACTTCAAGACTTACAACAAACCACCCATTCCTGCTTACTCTAAGACAGGGATGCTCTTTAAAGAGAGGCATCATGGACGGTGAGAGATTAGCTGGATTACAGATCGTCTGAAATCAACCGAAGGCAATGTTTCTGAATAGGGTCTCAAGGATGGGCCAAAATAAGCAAGCTCAAAAGCAATGAATATTCTTTGCCTCATAATCTTGAAAATGTTTAACAAATGGAAAGcaatgaaattggaagcaatggCATTCTCAGTTTGTGCTGGTTTTAGTCACTCGTTTCAGACTACCATTGTACAGTGTGACGAGGCAGCGCTTGCCTCCCTACTAATGAAGAAGCCATCTCACACTCCTTCATCAGTGAAGTATATAGGACAAATAAAGTTATTTTCAAACGGAAGAAAAATATACATAGCCATTTCACATCAAAAGGCAATGCCTTACTTCTGCTGTTAGCAACAACAACCGCTAGTCAAAATCCAGACATTTTGAAACAACTTGTGAACTTCACCCTTTGGAACACAGCATTGAAAGAGAACAGCTTTTGGGAAGTGAGAAAGTTCTAGAAGCTCACCTGAAAAGGCAGGTCAG from Clupea harengus chromosome 10, Ch_v2.0.2, whole genome shotgun sequence harbors:
- the crtc1b gene encoding CREB-regulated transcription coactivator 1b isoform X3, whose translation is MFCFGEERKMATSNNPRKFSEKIALHNQKQAEETAAFEEVMKDLNITRAARLQLQKTQYLQLGQNRGQCYGGSLPNVNQIGNSNTDLPFQNSFQTSALDTSRTTRHHGLVDRVYRDRNRISSPHRRPLSVDKHGRQIDSCPYGSVYLSPPPDTSWRRTNSDSALHQSAMSPASPDAFAGGSQELQPKRVLLLAAPGTEDTDTEMEKDTQKEDWDEKKNGASRPKSCEVPGINIFPSPDQELNTSLAPATHNTGGSLPDLTNIQFPPPLPTPLDPDDTVAFPSLSSSSSTGNLSTNLTHLGIGTVSPGINTTQATMTITAQHGQSTIIPLSLSLSTTDTQQQQQQQQQQQQQQQLSPTLSSQIPITQALTMDAMTLEQQLAQYPLFSLLNELQKQQQRQQQQQQQGQQQQGQQQQGQQQSLPQGIRLVQLPPLTVQASNSPSSQQSSPGTQTHISTGTININSFTSLPQYRTQTGSPANQSPTSPVSNQGFSPGGSPQHIPLVTCVSGDSFYEHQLASRQTNALSQQLEQFNMIENPNSSSGLYSQCSTLNYTQAAMMGLTSSHGTLQDSTQLGYSNHGNIPNIVLTVTGESPPSLSKELASSLAGVGDVGFDTDSHFPLDELKIDPLTLDGLHMLNDPDMVLADAATEDTFRMDRL
- the crtc1b gene encoding CREB-regulated transcription coactivator 1b isoform X2; the protein is MFCFGEERKMATSNNPRKFSEKIALHNQKQAEETAAFEEVMKDLNITRAARLQLQKTQYLQLGQNRGQCYGGSLPNVNQIGNSNTDLPFQTSALDTSRTTRHHGLVDRVYRDRNRISSPHRRPLSVDKHGRQIDSCPYGSVYLSPPPDTSWRRTNSDSALHQSAMSPASPDAFAGGSQELQPKRGLDESLALLSFLLLAAPGTEDTDTEMEKDTQKEDWDEKKNGASRPKSCEVPGINIFPSPDQELNTSLAPATHNTGGSLPDLTNIQFPPPLPTPLDPDDTVAFPSLSSSSSTGNLSTNLTHLGIGTVSPGINTTQATMTITAQHGQSTIIPLSLSLSTTDTQQQQQQQQQQQQQQQLSPTLSSQIPITQALTMDAMTLEQQLAQYPLFSLLNELQKQQQRQQQQQQQGQQQQGQQQQGQQQSLPQGIRLVQLPPLTVQASNSPSSQQSSPGTQTHISTGTININSFTSLPQYRTQTGSPANQSPTSPVSNQGFSPGGSPQHIPLVTCVSGDSFYEHQLASRQTNALSQQLEQFNMIENPNSSSGLYSQCSTLNYTQAAMMGLTSSHGTLQDSTQLGYSNHGNIPNIVLTVTGESPPSLSKELASSLAGVGDVGFDTDSHFPLDELKIDPLTLDGLHMLNDPDMVLADAATEDTFRMDRL
- the crtc1b gene encoding CREB-regulated transcription coactivator 1b isoform X4 translates to MFCFGEERKMATSNNPRKFSEKIALHNQKQAEETAAFEEVMKDLNITRAARLQLQKTQYLQLGQNRGQCYGGSLPNVNQIGNSNTDLPFQNSFQTSALDTSRTTRHHGLVDRVYRDRNRISSPHRRPLSVDKHGRQIDSCPYGSVYLSPPPDTSWRRTNSDSALHQSAMSPASPDAFAGGSQELQPKRGLDESLALLSFLLLAAPGTEDTDTEMEKDTQKEDWDEKKNGASRPKSCEVPGINIFPSPDQELNTSLAPATHNTGGSLPDLTNIQFPPPLPTPLDPDDTVAFPSLSSSSSTGNLSTNLTHLGIGTVSPGINTTQATMTITAQHGQSTIIPLSLSLSTTDTQQQQQQQQQQQQQQQLSPTLSSQIPITQALTMDAMTLEQQLAQYPLFSLLNELQKQQQRQQQQQQQGQQQQGQQQQGQQQSLPQGIRLVQLPPLTVQASNSPSSQQSSPGTQTHISTGTININSHIPLVTCVSGDSFYEHQLASRQTNALSQQLEQFNMIENPNSSSGLYSQCSTLNYTQAAMMGLTSSHGTLQDSTQLGYSNHGNIPNIVLTVTGESPPSLSKELASSLAGVGDVGFDTDSHFPLDELKIDPLTLDGLHMLNDPDMVLADAATEDTFRMDRL
- the crtc1b gene encoding CREB-regulated transcription coactivator 1b isoform X1 encodes the protein MFCFGEERKMATSNNPRKFSEKIALHNQKQAEETAAFEEVMKDLNITRAARLQLQKTQYLQLGQNRGQCYGGSLPNVNQIGNSNTDLPFQNSFQTSALDTSRTTRHHGLVDRVYRDRNRISSPHRRPLSVDKHGRQIDSCPYGSVYLSPPPDTSWRRTNSDSALHQSAMSPASPDAFAGGSQELQPKRGLDESLALLSFLLLAAPGTEDTDTEMEKDTQKEDWDEKKNGASRPKSCEVPGINIFPSPDQELNTSLAPATHNTGGSLPDLTNIQFPPPLPTPLDPDDTVAFPSLSSSSSTGNLSTNLTHLGIGTVSPGINTTQATMTITAQHGQSTIIPLSLSLSTTDTQQQQQQQQQQQQQQQLSPTLSSQIPITQALTMDAMTLEQQLAQYPLFSLLNELQKQQQRQQQQQQQGQQQQGQQQQGQQQSLPQGIRLVQLPPLTVQASNSPSSQQSSPGTQTHISTGTININSFTSLPQYRTQTGSPANQSPTSPVSNQGFSPGGSPQHIPLVTCVSGDSFYEHQLASRQTNALSQQLEQFNMIENPNSSSGLYSQCSTLNYTQAAMMGLTSSHGTLQDSTQLGYSNHGNIPNIVLTVTGESPPSLSKELASSLAGVGDVGFDTDSHFPLDELKIDPLTLDGLHMLNDPDMVLADAATEDTFRMDRL